The Hyla sarda isolate aHylSar1 chromosome 3, aHylSar1.hap1, whole genome shotgun sequence genome contains the following window.
ctactgcatacgCTCTCatagtctcacctggcttctgccgTCTCTCATACAACCGGAggcgtacctctgatggagaatgtgactcaaatacttgGTACAACCCCTCAAAAATCTGCTCTACCTTTGCCTTCTCGGAGgcgggccaggtgcggacttcctcaagtgtgggtccctgtagttgtcctgtaagcagctgcacctgttgattagtagtgatgagcggcattggccatattcaaatttgtgatattttttacgaatattcgtctacgCGAATGTCGCGTATTCGTTatcttcgcatatgtgaatattcgtatatttgcgtattcgaggaagaaaacagtgacggggtgggcaactttattattggttgctagggatgttgttgataacctctgacaagtgtacttgcatcattctaattggtccacaagtgaaaagaaggaatatgcgaatattcacatatgcgaatatgcgcatatgcaaatattcacatatgtgaatatgcgcatatgcgaatattcacatatgcgaatatgcgcatatgcgaatatgcgggaaaaaagtgaatattcgtaatttcgattatatagcgaatatattcgcaatctttgcgaatttgcgatatttgcgataaaaatttgaaatgcgaatattggcGCCCAACACTATTGATTAGGTGAGAGagaataaaagacaaacaaactctggatcttctccttgaaatacctcagggtgaaggggtctccattgtaggtagggaggaaagCATTCCCCAAGAATACCGGTGCTGACATTTTGTAGAATTTTTGAGTACCCTGTCACTTTAAGAGGATTTGAGCGTGCTGACGCTTTAAGAAgatttgagtgcgctgtctcttTAAGATGATTTGAGTGTGCTGTCGTTTTAAGAAGATTTGAGTGCGCTGTAACTTTAAGAAGATTTGAGTGCACCGTCAATTGAGTGCGCTGTCTCTTTAAGATGCTTGGCAATAGATTGCAGCGGTTTAACTCTTGATTAGCAGAAACCGTCCGGGTAGCATCCCCCCTACTATGCAGCAATTGCTCGTGGACTTCGTTGGGCAGTAAGGGGTTAACACTGACTGCTACTGGTGCTGGTGACTCATTGCGGAGGATCGCTGGTTTGTGCAGAGTCTGCACTGCAGCAGGTGCTTGTCGATATATTGCTGAGCCGGACGCAGCCGCCGAAACCTTCAATATGGCAGCGccaagggaacttcctgtttagtCCGGTTGGTTAAATCTTCCCCCATGCAACACAGGGTCAGATCTTTAGTTCCGGCTTGCACACTGAAGAggtgtcaccgctggggactgaaaggatggtgctaggaccgctcccGTGCGCGGGAAACCCCGGACTCTGTTTAACTTCTTCAGGTACTGACTTCACACACTTGGCAATAACACTTAACAGTCTTTCTTTCACCTCCCCCACTACTTTATCCGTGCCACGGTAAAGACATACTTCACTAACACAGTCCCGTACAattttctggcgcaaactttttCGCAACTTCATGCGATTTATCTCCTGGACACAATTCAGACTGGGGGGAAGGACTTGCGCTATATTGCTTATGGCACACACCCGTGACTTGATAACGGTGACTTGACATGGTGCAGATACAAAAGGAATTCCATAAGTCATGATAAAGACATAAATCAACCGCATATGGTACAATGTATCCTGGCCACCAATGCAGCGCTTCGCTTGGCTCAACTCATTAGGGAGACATGTCAGGCTGTAATATCTAGCCACTCCCACTCCACCCTACTGGGATATTACAGCCTGACCACATGTCTCCCTGATAAGCTGAACCAAGCGAAGCACTGCATTGGTGGCAAGGATACATAGTACCATATGCGGTTGATTTATGTCTTTATGATGACTTAAGACATTCCTTTTGTATCTGACTTGACTTGGTAGTTAAGTGGTTAAGgcccacacccgtatcctgttcgtgaagcCAAAGTTGTGGTGAAccacggtgatggcgggaccaccgggtgtagcagtgtaggtggatggggcaagatggtattaaccccaggggcaaggtgttattgacCCATAATATTCGGGACACCAGAgaggtttttgggtaccggaaccacccaaacggtatctctgctattccaatagttaggcagtgaaaatgagcatccacaaccaggttatggtttaacggaggccttactgaggtcagataggtgttattatcttcacagctaggccagaatcccagagaggtgaccaggaacACAGAacgaccttgcagcttgctgggaccaattatatttgtaataaacttaaaataattgacttgaggcttgacttgactgtaggtagtgacagcagacatagacttgacttactggaatgactatagatttgaggccttccaggtgctggacacaAGCACTGAGATTTCTGGTGGTTCCTGGTCTCATTAAAGTaaaaagagagagaattgtaatggccacccaCTTATATATGGGGTCGGGCTGAGccaaggcccattggtcaagctgcgggtcatgtgttaaactggtgccctctgtGTAACATGTGATCACATAATTGTGACATTTCTAAGGTCTTTTAGTCGTTTACCGGAGCCCTCCAAAGGTctattatactgactatacattgacatactgactataatcctattacattaaataacactataatgacagcaggggagacactgcaggagagcccccaggtcaccgagggactcaaactgacagggcctaagtgtagtgcaggaccatgtcctgtacaagAACATCACATTTATTACCCCTCAGTTATGAGTAGAATAGTTCTAAAGAAGTTTCTCAATTCAAACAAAAAAATTGCTCCCTCAGCAACACACCAGCACATAGCTACAAATATAACATTATGCATTCTGAACAGACAGAGGTACTCTATAGCAATGATTTCTTCTACTTTGATCTCTTCAACCAAAGGTAAGAGACCAAGTAGAAGAACAGAGACAGAGACTTATTGTAGACATATATTACAGCAGCTTATAATGTCATGGTGTATGAAACTAGGGCTTAAAGGGGATTTCcagtgcaaaacatcttatccccaaaaggataggggataagatgtcagatcgctggggaacctaccgctgaggacccctgcgatcttcgggccggcagcagcagcatccgGAAAACGGGAGCTCCCgtgttcatgacatcacgccacgccccctccattcatatctatgggagggggcatgacagttaGTACGTAGCCATCACGTGTTCTCCCATAAACCCAAAGacatagattgtgggggtccccagaagcgggatccctgcgatctaacatcttatcccctatccttttgataggggataagatgttttgtgccggagtacccctttaagttccgctGTCATGgccacactgcagctcacctgTTTGTAGATGTTATACAATTCTCTGACTATGGCAGGATGTGACCATGTTATGTGACAATGAATGATATACCCAGTGTAATGTATGGTTCTATAATATAGCAACAAGAGTAAAGCTGGCACCGTAATCCAGATAACAGACCCCTCAAACTAACATCCAGCCACCAGGTTCCTATGTGTACAGCACAGCCAGTGAAGCTCCCAGCGTACCTCATGTGTGGTGCTCAGTCCGCTAATATACATATGTAGTAATCCATAGAGGTAGAAATGAATGGACGGCACTCACGTACTGCAATTCGAACACAGACGCTTTCTTCTTTAAGGAGCAGCAGGATCTCAGGAGTTACAAGTAAGATAAGCAACAAATGTTTCACGCTTCATGTGCTTCTTCATAGCTTGATcaagcccggcacgtcacacggagcttcagcgggacatcgctgcggccggtgataggctgaagctccatgtgacgtgccgggctaacaggaagtaagaagaatacagcccggggaccgaacacctgtaccggagtgtaccggagctccgggggctcgttggcaggtaagagaaagtgtcttttcttttattttgctgcctggacgggataaaaggaaaaaagtgcgcaccggagtactcctttaaggcaaatGGACCTCAAAAAGATGAGACCACACAGATCTGCTTTGAGAAACTTTATTATTGATCagttataaaaatgttttgtgtCCTTGTCCCTTTACATGGCCTTCTCtaggcaatttttcatttttataaaatttgtcagtacagtatgatgattgtttattttttcaaataCCATAGAGCCAATGCCCCAATTCCTAAAATGACAGAGGTTAAAATAGGAAAGGTAGATGTTTCTTTTTTACGTGGTGGTGAGTAAGCTGTTGTATATCTTAGATTGATCATATTGTCTTCATAGTCTGAGTAGGTTGGTGTTGATCTAAAATCTTCATATTCTGGGTAGgttggtgtaaatgtaaaaacagACGGTGATGTCATTCTATTTGGTTGGCACTGTTTATTTTTCTTACGTTTTTTTGGCTTATGCTTCTTCTTTGGGGCAATATTTTCTTCATAGTTAGGGTAGGTTGGTGTTGATCTAACATCAGCTTCATAGTCTGAGTAGGTTGGTGTAGAGGTAAAAACATTTGATATCATCGTAGATGATTGACACTGTtcctcttttttatgtgtcttttgCTTATGCTTCGGTTTCTTTGTGGCAGAGGAACTTTGTACTGCTGGTTGTTTTTTGGTCACCACTGTCCAATTACATATCATCAACTTACAAGCCTCACAGTGCTCCTTGTCATGAGGACCTTCCCTATCCTTGCCATATATCTCAGGTTTAAAATCTTGTTTGAGTTTCCTCTCACCATAGAATACCTGTGGAATGCGGTTCACCAGGTTTTTGATGATTCTTATGATATTCTCATGACTAATCTCTGGTGTTTCCAGTTCAGGAACGCTGCATTGTTTACATTCCTGCCTAAAGATCCTCATCCTTACTGTGCCCTGTTGTAGGGATCTATTCAAAGTCAT
Protein-coding sequences here:
- the LOC130361004 gene encoding receptor-transporting protein 3-like; protein product: MAHYLLQAQTAQSTLTSSAPGSDCSQHTNFSSSMYQLISVHHLIIPYRGQTAQSTLTPPGSDCSKHVNPSSSLCHSLPSAYVYGVKMELWEDEFYNEIEERGVPDDWEFYEDVDLDMQERGAKYTQHTFARFKCSSCKRWWNSAEVHVVFFMTLNRSLQQGTVRMRIFRQECKQCSVPELETPEISHENIIRIIKNLVNRIPQVFYGERKLKQDFKPEIYGKDREGPHDKEHCEACKLMICNWTVVTKKQPAVQSSSATKKPKHKQKTHKKEEQCQSSTMISNVFTSTPTYSDYEADVRSTPTYPNYEENIAPKKKHKPKKRKKNKQCQPNRMTSPSVFTFTPTYPEYEDFRSTPTYSDYEDNMINLRYTTAYSPPRKKETSTFPILTSVILGIGALALWYLKK